One window of Scheffersomyces stipitis CBS 6054 chromosome 1, whole genome shotgun sequence genomic DNA carries:
- the FKH3 gene encoding hypothetical protein (Transcription factor of the Forkhead/HNF3 family) yields MAASLREVKIHTKRKLNELEDITNSTPSKTRKHKKTRSQNENHHHHHHHHHKLQAPPSPPPQQRSPSPTDSTTSSPKSRSKSDEDDDNDVFDEHNDDNTYNNNNNDTINTDINIDNEEQMIKVKENETEDSVSASTLNSSITSESKESLYSDLNTNPDYIALTASHRLLDTTKDRISAEIVSLAKLRDFHANNDNREEIIDFFMKLLHNDLDLPSPTPVVRCPLVDWSKYHSNLAGVSRDFENQLNQCDKRIASSTSLYRSLHLFDKSSK; encoded by the exons ATGGCTGCCAGCTTAAGAGAAGTTAAGATTCACACCAAAAGGAAGCTCAACGAGCTTGAGGACATCACAAACTCTACGCCTTCCAAAACTAGGAAGCACAAGAAGACCAGG AGCCAAAATGAGAATCACCACCATCATCACCATCACCATCATAAGCTCCAGGCTCCGCCTTCGCCACCCCCTCAACAAAGATCCCCTTCGCCAACAGATCTGACTACTTCTTCACCCAAATCTCGTTCTAAGTCC gacgaagacgacgataATGATGTCTTTGACGAACATAATGATGACAACACgtacaataacaataataatgatACTATTAATACTGATATTAATATTGACAACGAAGAACAAATGATAAAAGtgaaagaaaatgaaactgaagacTCAGTTTCAGCTTCTACTTTGAATTCTTCTATAACTTCAGAATCGAAGGAATCTCTCTATTCTGACCTCAACACAAACCCGGACTACATAGCCCTCACTGCCAGTCACCGTTTGTTGGACACAACTAAAGACCGGATCTCGGCCGAAATCGTGTCGTTGGCAAAGTTGCGAGACTTCCACGCCAATAACGACAACAGAGAGGAGATCATCGACTTCTTCATGAAGCTTTTGCATaacgacttggacttgCCCAGCCCTACTCCTGTCGTCAGATGCCCCCTTGTGGATTGGTCCAAGTACCACTCCAACTTGGCGGGTGTTTCCAGGGACTTTGAGAACCAGTTGAACCAGTGCGATAAGAGAATCGCCAGCTCAACTTCTCTCTACCGGTCCTTGCATTTGTTTGATAAATCCAGCAAGTAA
- a CDS encoding hypothetical protein (many repeats in P. stipitis; no similarity to other proteins): MTELNIDLHSLPDHCVQFILDLLSFRVLQSLASNGTSPFQTKILRSIYKVVDIGYGYNRKLDLEYLKSHELFGSRNEISAQLKSCQAFQQLLDSNRQIRVQEVRIMSVPAPRFIPNLHELDSVERIFVNLANLDNFRKGERNALRYLPDNVYMVVTDYYPEMLFPQNLRKLELSLWDAMTVENLPPRLQFLSIAQRSGEPSMSLQQLGRLPQTLKHLILLNCIDMSHEDGECKLDLPLSLCALKISTGYSGNACLDISHLKNLQRFSVYLPVLPLSFFKLPPSILKLCYESERGLSCSEQISKLSLLNNVQLQLGNVKSKIRFSNSVNNVCLKSGRFGSKPVGDCIELPEQLKFLEFQNCSGLRLTSNHAYMTSLTIFSCKVISLPVIDSLKTLKIINLRNQIKFWDTIDKYFPELLWLEVENSQLESVPSIPCQLETLILDHNLIQEFHLRVPPSLTSISMVSNILKTFIVSGPSNLKKIDIQMNRFSELSHSRLQLPSSLCELDMSACKIFSVSEGFTFPDNICVLSLRNNSILNLDSILSKLPLRIVYLDVSTQFRIFNPRKNEKRTTVKSKTLWNVDLDGALLGLSINWADCPNLQYISMSENYLGDIDLKDFPSSLKGIKLSYTTINKLEGDFENLTNLIEVDLTNCEGHLGKDIENNTKKFGPMVLVSPTR; encoded by the coding sequence ATGACTGAACTAAACATCGATTTGCATTCTTTACCAGATCATTGTGTGCAATTTATACTAGACCTCTTATCATTCCGTGTACTCCAGAGCTTAGCTTCGAATGGCACTTCGCCATTTCAAACTAAAATATTGAGGTCAATCTACAAAGTAGTAGACATAGGCTACGGGTACAACCGTAAACTTGACTTGGAATACCTAAAGCTGCATGAACTCTTCGGCTCGAGAAACGAAATATCAGCGCAGCTTAAGTCATGTCAAGcattccaacaacttctaGACCTGAATCGCCAAATTCGTGTTCAGGAGGTGCGTATAATGTCCGTGCCAGCTCCTAGATTCATTCCCAACCTTCATGAATTGGATTCAGTGGAAAGGATTTTCGTCAACTTGGCTAACTTGGATAACTTCAGAAAGGGAGAGAGAAACGCCTTGAGATACCTTCCTGACAACGTGTATATGGTGGTAACAGATTATTATCCAGAAATGCTATTTCCACAAAACCTTAGGAAACTTGAATTGTCGTTATGGGACGCGATGACTGTCGAAAACCTACCACCTAGGTTACAGTTTTTGTCTATTGCACAACGTAGCGGAGAACCACTGATGTCTttacaacaacttggacgTTTACCTCAGACGCTCAAACATCTCATACTTCTAAACTGCATTGATATGAGCCATGAAGATGGCGAATGCAAGTTAGACTTGCCTCTTTCATTGTGCGCCCTTAAGATCTCAACTGGTTATTCCGGCAATGCTTGTCTAGACATTTCccatttgaaaaacttgCAAAGATTCAGTGTTTATTTACCTGTCTTGCCAttgtccttcttcaaattgcCACCTCTGATTTTGAAACTATGCTATGAATCCGAAAGGGGGTTGTCTTGTTCGGAACAGATCAGTAAGCTTAGTCTTTTGAATAATGTTCAGCTCCAGCTTGGTAATGTTAAATCAAAAATACGCTTTTCAAATAGTGTCAACAATGTGTGTCTAAAGTCAGGTCGCTTCGGTTCCAAGCCTGTAGGGGATTGTATAGAGCTTCCagaacaattgaaattcCTTGAGTTCCAGAATTGTTCAGGCTTACGACTTACCAGTAATCACGCATACATGACCTCTTTGACTATATTTTCCTGTAAAGTAATATCATTACCAGTGATAGATAGTTTGAAAACCTTGAAAATTATTAATCTTAGAAACCAAATTAAGTTTTGGGATACCATAGATAAGTACTTTCCAGAGTTGTTGTGGTTGGAGGTCGAGAATTCTCAATTAGAATCAGTTCCGCTGATACCATGCCAACTAGAGACTCTTATATTAGACCACAACCTAATTCAGGAGTTCCACCTCCGTGTACCACCTAGTCTAACCAGTATATCCATGGTTAgcaatatcttgaagacATTCATAGTTTCTGGTCCCagcaacttgaaaaagatagaTATTCAAATGAACCGGTTTCTGGAATTGTCGCATTCACGCCTACAGCTCCCTTCCAGTCTTTGTGAATTGGACATGAGTGCTTGCAAGATATTTTCAGTGAGTGAAGGGTTTACCTTTCCAGACAACATTTGTGTCCTCTCGCTACGAAATAACAGTATTCTTAATTTGGACAGTATCTTGTCGAAATTGCCACTCCGCATAGTTTATCTAGACGTCAGTACACAATTTAGAATTTTCAATCCAAGAAAAAACGAAAAGAGAACCACTGTGAAGAGCAAGACACTTTGGAATGTGGATCTAGATGGTGCCCTCCTTGGGCTCTCCATCAACTGGGCGGATTGTCCCAACTTACAATACATTAGTATGAGTGAAAACTACTTGGGAGACATCGACTTGAAGGATTTTCCGCTGTCTCTCAAGGGCATCAAGCTTTCCTATACTACAATTAATAAACTCGAAGGTGACTTTGAGAACTTGACCAATTTGATTGAAGTTGACTTGACCAATTGCGAGGGGCACCTAGGCAAAGATATCGAAAACAACACTAAGAAGTTTGGCCCCATGGTGTTGGTAAGTCCTACGCGTTAG